The DNA segment TATCTCAGCCTGAATTTGTGTGAGCTTCTCTGGTATCCTTGGTTTGCCTCTTTGGTGCTGTTTCAACATGCGACACTGCTGTTTAGTCGACAGGATATCGAACGTCTGCGCGCTATTCTGCAGCATTGCTCGCTAAAGGAGGCCGTTCATCAGGCAAATCTTGCTGTAGAAACTGCGATCGGAAAAGAAATAGCACAATATCTAATGCTGTTTGAGGAACAGCTTCTGTCACAGCTGCAGGTCTTTGTCTATGATGATTATGCACTGTTTATCTATGACGAGGAAGAAAATGACAGCTATACGATAGATTTGACACAGGGGAGAGAGGAAGATGATTTTCTAAAGCTGCTTGATGAGGTGCAGCAGCGCCTTGATCTTAAGGATAAAATACAATATCTGAATACACAAAAGCTCAGCGCATATGATCTGCTGGATTTACTGGAGAATGATATTTTCATGGAGGGGGAATACGCTGTATATTTTGCACAGCTTTCGATTGAAGAGCTTGCCGTTGTGCTGAAGCTGTTACATCCCCAGGGTGGTAATTTTCATGAGGAATGGAAGCTTGACGAGCGTTATCTGGCAGAAATTGAACAGGAACAGGCGTGGCAAATTCACTTTGTTGCCTATATCAAAAGCCTTCCTAAGGAGAAAAAGAAAAAGCTGCGCACTCTTCTTGGAAAACTGAGTATACGCAGCTAAGGCTTATAATAGCTTGCTGATCGCGTAGCACGATTGGATTCAAATGGTTTCTCTGCATACAGACTGCTTTTGTTTCGTGCTTCTTGAATGGAATTGTCAGTCGTGCAGGTTAAGGCGCTTTAGAAAGGCTTGCAGAAGCTCCTCTCCATCCTCTTTTTCATAGCCGTATTCTCCCATACGGATTTTCGGCTTCATTTTACCGTGGAAATCACTGCCGCAGGTCATGAGGACATCGTGCTTTCTGCAATAGCTGTCATAATAGCGGTTATGCTTTGGTTCATGATAATTGCTGTAGGCCTCAATTCCGTCAATGCCTTCTTTTAACGCCCTTTCAAGGCGTCCCTCCTCCTGATAGAAATTCAGCCAGGGATGTGCAAGAACGGCAATTCCCCCAGCCTCGTGAATTCGCTGTACGGTATCCTTTAGGAAAGGATATTCCACACGGACATAGCACGGCTTCTGGGCACTGCACATATCCCAGTAAAAATTTACCGGCTGCGGATCAGCGCGTCTTCCGCCCGGCTGATACTCCTTAAATTCCTCTTTATCCTTATACTGCTCCATGATGTGATGGACGATATCCGGAAACGGATTTTTCCCTGCATACTGCTTTAACAGCGCCTGTGCATCGATATCCAGGTCGAAAACCTCTTTTATTTTTTCCACCCGTTTTAAGTGCACT comes from the Erysipelotrichaceae bacterium 66202529 genome and includes:
- a CDS encoding PHP domain-containing protein; the encoded protein is MNSFDLHMHSCYSNDGEFSPEVLIHMAKEAKLTTIALSDHNTPKGIDEMCSFGKAAGIRVIPAMEFDTLFEELEVHVLGYGIDYTQPYFQELYAVLDERKKAVHLKRVEKIKEVFDLDIDAQALLKQYAGKNPFPDIVHHIMEQYKDKEEFKEYQPGGRRADPQPVNFYWDMCSAQKPCYVRVEYPFLKDTVQRIHEAGGIAVLAHPWLNFYQEEGRLERALKEGIDGIEAYSNYHEPKHNRYYDSYCRKHDVLMTCGSDFHGKMKPKIRMGEYGYEKEDGEELLQAFLKRLNLHD